Genomic window (Lycium barbarum isolate Lr01 chromosome 2, ASM1917538v2, whole genome shotgun sequence):
gtagccattttcacccatggctgggccttcatcttaaaaataaatagaaaatttgatgcaaaattGGGGGTACAATTCATAAGCGCGACGTTAACTGAGGCGCTTATTGGGAGACAACCCAATGTGTAATAgttatagatttttatttttatagtgcCACGTTTTCTTTTGTTTCTATTTTGCAGATTAGGAGAAGTCTGAGTACCCGaagttgaaagctgaggagcATGTTTGAGCTTAAGTGTGGGTCTTGCCAACCCTTGATATTGAGGATTATGatgctagctaggccctagagggTCTTAGGGAGTATTTCTCACTcttaatttaattttttctttGTTATACATGCATTGAGGACAACGCAtagttttaagtgtggggtgggttACTTCCGATACTTTTAGGTCAAGGATGATTATGCCATAGGATTTTTTTTCTTAGCCTTgtatttattataaaaaaaatagaaaatcatgaaaaattcaaaaagattttattttggtCTTGCTTTTATTTGTCGTTTATAGTTTTTCTCTCATTAGTGGCATAGATCATCCACCTcttgggttttcttatggcctcggttctttcccgaggagGGACCTTTGAACcgggtaattttttttatttttaggagtaataaaggagagagaagaaagacTCGTTTTGACTTGTTTGATACTAGCATATTTGGGATTGAGCTTGAGTAGTACTTTCCTGTGAGGGCTTGAGTAATAAAATAGCATACTTTCTGACACCTACACTCAGGGTGGACTCTGTATATAGCTTATTTCTTATTTGTAGTTCGCCATGATCCTATCTGTCCTAGAGtggaattgatccatcttgattgagacttgtgccatgtgtggtgaggatttCTTGCATATATTTCATGTTTTGCATCTCAGTTTAGAACTTGCCCCGCATGTTATTGAAGTGAAATAAAAAGTGTTGCTCTGTTTAGAAGACGATAATAGGCTTTCTTTGATATGTCTTGTGAATTTTAGCCTTTTCATAAATTATAGCACTAGTTAGCCCTTTGAGCTTGTAGCCTTTCTTTTGTTAGCTGTATTTTGCCTTGATCCTTTTGTTGAATCCCTAGTTCTTGCACATTACTTCCTTGAGCACTGTAGCTTAGACTGTGATATAACTAATAAATTTAAAGAAAGGGACGGTCAAGTGAAAAATGGTGACCAATGATagctgcaaagtgatgaaaagaccctcttagaaagaatgtgacatgaaaaaaatgaaaaaaaaaattgtgcttgaaaaaaataatttgaaacaTTCTTGATATAAGGGAAATACTCGTGAAATAATTGGTGAAGAGAGAGCTGGAAAATAAAGTGAAGAGGTGAAAATAATGGGTGATGAAGTCTAAAAGTGAAAAGTGTTTAGGGAAGTGTAAGTCACTATTATATAGTTCTCCTACCCGTCCCCTAGCCAAAATTACAACCCGTTAAAGTCTTATTGGATTCTATTCAAGCACATTTGATTAGTAGATATGTACAtaatgggcaagcctatggttctttGTGCATACATGTGAATTTCTTTTGAGAGCGAGAGTTGTGCTTTGATGCTAGGTTCATAAATTATATATGATTCTTTGATTTGAGTGTATGGACTATTTATTCTTGTGAAGGAACTTGTTTCATAATAGATAGGTGATGTTATTAGATTTCTTTGACAGAGTAGGTGAGTgagcttaaatttgatgagttagagtccGTCTCTGAAGTTACGAGGTTAGAAGTTTGTTGATTGTTTGTTCACTTGTATATCTTGCATGATGATCAGTAAGTGTATATTTGACATTTTGAGTTGCTATAGGGCCTAATTATTGGTATCAACCAAAGTGGTGGTTTCCCTACACTTTGTTTATTGAGAGTAATTTTAATGATTACTCAAGGACGAGCAAGAGTTTAAGTGTGGGGTCGTGATATTCGgtcaaaaatgcatatatttaatcattgttgcctcacattctagtacttttaattgtcttttgagtattaattgTTGTggtttgtgcttaatattatatttcaTTATGTAGGCATAAAAGTTTAAGTTTAATACACTGTCAGCGTTTTATTTTTTTACACCATCAGGTGACATTACTACAGCAGGTTACCAACTTTCTCCTAATTACGTTTTCATTTTCCTAAAATTTAGGCTCTGAATTTTTTTTATTCTCTCTTTGCTTCTTCTACTATGTAAGATTTTATTCCTCCTTCAAACCCTGGTTTGTTCTAAAATTTGATTCACAATTAACAAACTTTACAAAACTTATTGAAAAGCGACATATTTATTAAAAGCTTTCTATTATCAAAATATCAAATGTTAATAAACTTTAATATCTAAAATTCCATTCCAGCAACCTTTCAGATGCTTGTAGACGATCGAAGCCAAATTTTGTTAACGAGTTAAACATGGAGGAGTTCCCAAAGGTTCTGAGTGTATGACACTACTACAAAAACACGTTTTTCCGACCTCAAAAAAATAGctatttccgacctcatgaggtcggttttggccaaaaaccgacctcaaaatTAAGTCGGAAAAGAGTGGGTCGGTAATAtaaccgacctcacgaggtcgcaaaataccgacctcacgaggtcggtaacAGGTTTTACGTcgggtattaattaaataaattaccGACCTCGTTAGGTGGgtaattatattaataatataatgatatgattttaacgacctcatgaggtcggtaatttatatGACTGTGTAATATATTGTTTTAGATTATCATCATCGTGAGATCGGAAATTTAcaatttttgcaaaatatttacagaaaaccgacctcataaggtcggtaatttctaatttttggaaatttttTACAGAAAACCgtcctcatgaggtcggtaatttctattttttgaatttttttacagaaaaccgacctcatgaggtcggtaatttctaatttctattgaaaattttacataaaaccgacctcatgaggtcggtaatttgtaatttgtagaaaatttcgcataataccgacctcatgaggtcggtaatttataatttctgaattttttttccataaaaccgacctcatgagatcGCTATTTTgaattttctgaattttttttttttttcagaaaccgacctcatgaggtcggtattctggAAAAAAATTGGTAGAAACTAACTACCATTCCAGCTGCCCCCTGTCAAGATGAAAACAATGCAGTATTCAACTAAAACCAACTCAAGTAGCAGCCAACAATTCACCAAACTACTACAAATACATAAAACATTAAGCTACTTAAACAAACACATATACTACAACCACCAATACATCAAATTGaattcgaaactacttcaaagttgaatcaaAACGTCATTGAAACATTCAAAAGagacattaaactacttcaacctTTACAAACAcccacaaaacattaaactaatctacactaagttagtctacaacaCTAGACTACTTCACCCGTCGCAAACATCCACAAAATACTTACACAATCCACAAATTCACCACAACATTAACATTCAAGCATGCCTTTGTGTGTTTGACACGTGAGTCCTATCATCATCCGCACCACTAGATTGAGTATGGGGGTTACGAGCATCATCAGCACATGAGGGAATCCCCCTCGAAGCAAGTAATGCGTCTAATTGGGCCCTCATACCGTCAAACTGCATATCCTTTCGCCTCTCCCTTTCCTCTGAGGCCTGCAGTTGGCTAGATAGCTCGGAAATCTTTTGCTCCATGGCCATGGCCCTCACTCTATCAAACGACTCGGTATTGGAAGAATGTAGGCCTTCCAGGGGCGACCGGTATTGACGAAATGCACGATGTGGCATTCCGTAAGCTGTGCCAAACCTAGTGGGACCACCAACACTCTCAAGCCACCTTTCCTCCATTTGTTCTTCTGCCAGCTTGTGTTGGGTGGCTGAGTACGAAGAAACTCCGCCTTTGAATGTTGAAATTGATTCTGAAATTAGAAAGTAAAATTAGCAACCAAGTTAAATCTCGAATTCAatagaaaaaaatatcaaatattTAGTAAACAACCAAAATAGAACATGGTTGAAATCAATACTACTAACAATTCAACTAAAAGAATAGTTTAACCCAGTTCAATAAACTTAACCATCTAGCTTCAGGTGAGCTATAAATAGAATAGTTAGGGCTGTCATCCACATATGCAATTGGACCACTAGTAAAGAAAATCCCTTTTACTTGAGATGTTTGGCCAAATTTGGCCGCATCACCAGTAGCATGTGACTTCTAGTGTCCATCAGAGTGCATAAAAGGAATGAGGAGTTCTCATTAGGCACCAAACTGTCATTCCCAATTTATGTCACAAGTTGATATATCACATAAGAATACCTGCAAAGTACAGCTTTTTCTCTATGGCTGAATGAAGTACATCAATAGACACAAGAAGATGAAGGCCCCGAAAAAGAATACATGAACTACAGGGTTGGAGGTGCTGCGATTCAGCAAATCGTGCTTGAAGGCCCATTTTCTGAAGAGTACTATAAAATTCGAGAGTACCTATATTCACATTTTTATTCCCTCTAATCTGAAGAGCAGAGTAACTCTTTGTATTTGTACCATAATGTAGATGTGGCTATTTTCCTAGTAGTAGTTTGTAACTATCTGGAAAAAACTTCTTCACTGGATGGGCATAAATAGGCAAATTGACTGCTGGGAAAATGAAGTTGCTTGGCTTGGTAGAAGGATGCAGAGTAAAAGTTCAAAATGGCATATGGTTGGTTCAGAATTTGAGCTGTACTGACCACTCAAAGTCTCaaatcatatcatagccaccagCAAGAGAAATGTTGATATGTCACACTCAATTTTACGTTAAATGCATACATTCGAAAAATGTTCGGCTCatgcaattatttttttttatatctgtATCTTGATTTTGTTCGCACAACTTTATGAAGTTACAACCAGCATTTATTGGATAAATATATGAGTTGTTCAAGCATTTGTGATGTACAAAAGATAGCATCACAACTTAGAGACAGGAATAGTAGTAGTGTGCACAACAAAAgcgaaacaaaacaaaaaaagttcACTGATTTAATAGCAAAAAAGAAAACGTGTCTGAGAAAATCTCATATAGGATTGAGTTAATGATTTTTAGAATGTTGGACCTTTAATATTTTCTAATTTACCTTCGCACACGCCATATTTAAATGGTCAGACTTCAAAGTCTCTTTTACAATCGTATCCATCACTGGGTAAATCTGATTGaaaactactactactactttCACAAGGGACAAGTCATTATAAGCCAAAATGCTACATTGACCAGTACATCTGATTGAAAACTAATACTACTTCCATTATTTATGACTTCCTGCATAGAAAAACTCTACTTTTACAATTTCCTTCTATAAGGACAAAAACTGATATAAATTAAAGCTACTTTATTCTCTTCTAACTGTGATTTGGTATCTTGACATATAAACACTTCAATTTTCTTTTTGCAAGAGGTCAAATTTACTGGTGAGACGTTTGATACAGCAAAATGCAAATGATTGTCTCACAGGTCTCCAAACATGTAGTTCAAGAATTTAGAAGGCAACTATTTGGAAACAAAAATTAGAAATGTCGTATACTCCTTATTCCATTTTCCAAAGATTTTCATGGAGAAACTAACaagtaaaatactaaaaatttaaTTTTCAGATTTATATTCTTTTAGCCTTTATTGTTTGGGATTTTCTTAACATTACATGTTCTTTAAGAATGTCTTCAACCACTACTTTTGGAACTACAgcatgaggaaaaaaaaaaagtctgcCTATAGATAATAAACTAAATGAGTACAAATGATCTAGCACACTAAGAACAAATGCTCAATATGATAGCATGGAAGAAACCTCTCAATGAAAGAAATGTGAGGGATTCTCCAAGAAGTATTAACTGAATAGACAACTTTTTGATCTTTTGTGTTTGCTGTTGCAGTTTATCACATATGGGCTAAGAGGAATGCTAGAAAATTTCAACAAGTAAACAGGAGCAATGCGGACAGAACGAAAGAAACAGCCCTACAGCTGCACATTGCAGGACGAAGCCAAGTTAAATGGTTTCAAACACTTCTCAGTTTGAATAGTTACCCTTGTTGATTGATGTTAGCTACTTGCAGGATGGGGTTAATTAGTTTTTTCCTTTTGAAGGTGGAAGCTAAGTAGTTGCCAGGGAAGTAGAAACATAGAGTTTATATCAATAGGTTATTTTTTAGAATCCTGTCTCTATAGTCCAAAAGAGCAGGTTGTATAAAAATTCCAGTTGCAAATTTTCAGTTTTGACCAAAAAATTCACAAAAAGGACGAGAGAAAAATGAATGAATATCAACTTCATTACTCAACATAAACTATAAACAGTACTATACTTGGTATGTACAAGATGTTGGTTCTACTCGTATTAGTTCCCTTTCACTTCATATTCATTAATTTAGTATGCAATTGCGAAAATCATAGATCAAATTCATAACGACCACCATTTTTTTCGACCAATAAGAACTTTGTAGCACTTGATGTATTTCACAAGCCTGAAGTACAAGATTTGGAGAGCTCGGAATTGACGGGTTTCTTAAGAATTTCATGTACAAGTTTGAG
Coding sequences:
- the LOC132621734 gene encoding uncharacterized protein LOC132621734, which gives rise to MLSTFIFHLLESISTFKGGVSSYSATQHKLAEEQMEERWLESVGGPTRFGTAYGMPHRAFRQYRSPLEGLHSSNTESFDRVRAMAMEQKISELSSQLQASEERERRKDMQFDGMRAQLDALLASRGIPSCADDARNPHTQSSGADDDRTHVSNTQRHA